In the Candidatus Omnitrophota bacterium genome, one interval contains:
- a CDS encoding FtsW/RodA/SpoVE family cell cycle protein, with protein IPFKITDEFGQWLSLGILFILAIEVLVNIGVTLGILPTKGLPLPFISYGGSALIFNLAYVGLLLNIAKERK; from the coding sequence AAATACCCTTTAAGATAACCGATGAATTTGGACAGTGGTTGAGTTTGGGGATTTTATTTATCTTAGCGATTGAGGTTCTGGTAAATATAGGAGTAACCCTGGGAATTTTACCTACCAAGGGCTTACCATTGCCATTTATCAGTTATGGTGGTTCAGCACTTATTTTTAATTTAGCCTATGTGGGTTTACTTTTGAATATCGCTAAGGAGAGGAAATGA